TATTCGGCGCCGAGTAGGCGTGCGGGCCAAATGTAATCGAAAAACCGATTACAATCGGCGTCGAGTGGGTGCGTGGGCCGAATGTAATCGAAAAACCGAATACATTCGGTACTGAGTGGGCGCGCGGGCCAAATGTAATCGAAAAACCGAACACATTCGGCACCGAGTAAGCGCGTAGGCCAAATGTAATCGAAAAACCGAACACATTCGGTGCTGAGTAAGCGCGCGGGCCAAATGTAATCGAAAAACCGAATACATTCGGCGCCGAGTAGGAGCGCGGGCCGAATGTAATCGAAAAACCGAATACATTCGTCGCCGAGTAGGCGCGCGGGCCAAATGTAATCGAAAAACCGAACACATTCGGCACCGAGTAAGCGCGTAGGCGAAATGTAATCGAAAAACAGGCATGACAAGGCAGAGGCCTTGTCACCCCCAGGAATGAAAATAAGTGGTTGGCATCCGTCGCATCCATTCTAAATGAGGCTGTAGTCGTCAACACTTACATATACAAATCAAAGGGCGGAAACGGTTACTGGGACCCACCCCGTTCGAAAAACCGTTCTATTGCGCTTTTCGAGCATCGCCTATTGTAGCCCCCAAAAGTACGTGTATTAAATTACACTCACTCGAGCGCATGATTTGTAAACTGACGATGGAGGATGGTAGGAATGGATGCTGTACGTATGTGTTGCGCCGGTCTGGACGTGCATCAGGAAACCGTTGTAGCCTGCGTGTTAAAAGGACCGATCGAACAGAAACCCCAATATCACCTGAAAACGTTTGGGACGACAACCAAAGAATTGCTCGGCCTGCAAGATTGGCTGAGTGAACACGGCTGCCGGGAAGTGGTGATGGAGAGCACCGGCGTGTTATGGAAACCGGTATGGAACATCTTAGAGGGCAGTTGTGACCTCGTCCTGGCCAACGCCCGGCGGGTAAAGAATACGTCGGGTCGAAAAACGGACATGCAAGACGCGCGCTGGTTAGCGCAATTGCACCGTTGCGGGCTCATTGAAGGCAGTATGGTGCCCGAACAGGACATCCGGGATTTGCGGGATTTGACTCGTTACCGGAGTAAGATGGTGCAGGCGGTGACGGCGGAGAAAAACCGCATTCACAAAATCCTGCAGGATGCCAACATCAAACTAACCACCTTTATGTCCGATCTCTATGGGGTTACGGGACGGGGCCTGCTCCAGAAGATCATGGACGGCGAGGTCGTGGACGAAGTGACCGTTAAAAACCTGGTCAAAACCCGTTTAAAAAAGAAAGTTCCGCAGCTACTCGACGCGCTCAATGGCAAGTTGCGCCGTCATCATCGGGAGATGATTCGAGACCACTGGGACCACTTGGTCTATTTGGAGAAAAGAATCACGGAACTGGAAGCGCGAATCGAGGCGAAGGCAGAACCGTACCTGGAGGTGATTGAACAAATTGACTCCATTCCAGGAATTGAGCGGACGTCTGCTGTGACCATTTTTGCCGAAGTGGGGCCGCATGTCGCGGAAATGTTCCCGAGTGATGCGCAGTTCGCTTCATGGGCGGGAGTGTGTCCAGGGAACAACGAAAGTGCGGGAAAGCGAAGAAAGTCAAAAACGATGCAAGGGAACAAGCATCTGAAAGGTGCGTTGTGTCAGGCGGCTTGGGCGAACGCTCGCTCCTCGAACCGGATCGGCCAATTCTTTCGACGAATCCGGAAGAGACGAGGAGATAAAAAAGCAAACGTCGCCACGGCGCATTTGCTGATTCGAATCCTCCATGCCCTGATGCGGGAGAAGAGGTCATACCAAGAAATAGACGTCTCACTAGGCGATGAGACGTCCAAGAAAAACAGGTTGGATCGGTACGTTCAATATATCCAGCAGTTAGGATATAGCGTGCAACTAAATCCTACCCCATAGTCTTCCCTTTTTCAAAAAAACGAAACGTTTTTTGGGGGCGGTGGGTCTTTTTTTGTCAAAACCCAGTCTGCGGCGCGTTTTCCGGTACTTTTATTTTCGTATTAAACCGAACACATTCGGCGCCGAGTAGGTGCGCGGGCCAAATGTAATCGAAAAACCGAACACATTCGACGCCGAATGGGTGCGCGGGCGAAATGTAATCGAAAAACCGATCACATTCGGCGCTATGTGGGCTAAACAGCCCCCTGTCCCACATTCAAGTGGAGACAGGGGGCTGCTGCATTACCCGTGCATAGCTCACCGCTGCCGGGACAGCGGGTGTCTATCTACTCTATCGATGTTGCCTATGCTATTCTCTCTACCCCTGCCAGATGTCGGCAATCTGCACCGGCTGGCCGGTGCGCATGGAGCGGTTGGCGGCGATGCCGGTCATGATCGACATAGCGCCGTCCAGATGGGAGGCAGCGCGGTTGAAGCGGTCCGCCTGCTTGTCGCCAAAAATATCGCGAAGCAGCACCGGGTCGCCGCCGCCGTGTCCGCCGCTGCCGCTCTCGAACTCTACGCGGTACGGCGCCTTGAAGTGCGGGTAGATCATCAGGCTGATGCCGTTCAGTGCGCCTTCATCCGCTTTGTCGCCGCCGGAGTTGACATAGGATTGCTCCGTAATCCGTACCTCCATCCTCCCCTGCGTGCCGTTGAACACGATAATGAAGCCCTCCCACGGCATATAAGCATTAAGCGAATAGTTCATGACCGTCTTATTCTTGTATTTGACCATAACACTCATCGTGTCCTCGATGCTGATATTGTCCCCGAACACACTCTGGTCGCGCTGATACCCGTCTTCATGCTCGGCGTCCAGATACATGCGCTTCAGGTGTTCATTCTGGTCCAGGTGCAACGCGAAGGGGTCGTTCTCAGCCGCCTTGCTGCCGTACGCCCGCTGGTAGAACTCGGTGATGCCCCGTTTCTCGGCATTCTCCCGGCCATAGAAGCGCAGGTCGCCCATAGCGAAGACCGTGTCAGGCTGCGACCCCAGCCAGAAGTTCATCAGATCAAAGTGATGCGTCGATTTGTGCACCAGCAGGCCGCCGCTGTTCCGCTTGTCGCGGTGCCATCTGCGGAAATAATCCGCCCCGTGCTGGGTGTTCAGCAGCCATTCGAAGTTCACCGACAGAATCTCGCCCAGCACGCCATCCATAATCACCTCACGGATCTTCGTGTTGTGCGGCGCGTAGCGGTAGTTGAAGGTAACCCGCAGACTCCGCCCGGTCCGTTCAATCGCATCGAAGATGTCGCGGCATTTCTCCTCATCGATGGTCATCGGCTTCTCGGAGATTACATCGCAGCCCAGCTCCATAGCGCGGATAATGTACTTATGGTGCGTCCGGTCAATCGAAGTCACCAGCACGAAGTCCGGCCGGGTCTCGGTGATCATGCGGTCGAAATCCTGGGCTTTGTAGGTTGGGACCGCCGGGTATTGGTATTTATCCTGAAGCAGATGATTCGCATAATCCATCCGCGTCTGATTGACATCGCAGAAGGCCACCAGCTCGGATGTATCATTGTAAGCGGTAACAAGAGCGCCATAGAAAAATTCAGCCCGCCCGCCGGTGCCGACGAGCGCATATTTCTTTTTGGACAAGGGGATCACTCCATTTACTTAGGGTTGCTTCTATTCTATAGTATAGAAAATGCAGAAAGTGAACGGGATTTAGTCTCTTTCTCCCCAAAGTAAGCATATCTTATCCTGACAGGAGGTCCGACACAGCAGAATGGAGCCTATCTTTCACATCGAACAGCTGAAGCGAATCGGGCAGTTCAATATGGACACCGACCATTTCCATGATTTCTATGAGATCTACTATCTGCTGTCCGGGCAGCGGCATTACTATATCCGTAACCGCATGTACGCACTGGAGGCCGGAGACCTGGTGTTTATCAACAAAAACCATTTGCACCGCACCACAGGCGGAAGCCATCTGCCGCATGAGCGGGTGCTGGTGAGCTTTGGCGATGCGGACCTTGCGCCGGTGGCTCCTGCACCGGACTGGATGAATGTGTTCGGCGGGGAGAGCTTCCTGCTGCGGCCAACCGCGCATGAGCAGGGACGAATTGCCGATCTGCTTCAGGCCATGCTGGAGGAGCAGAGGGAAGGGCAGCTCTGGAGCATGGAATACATAAGGACGCTGCTGCTGCAGCTGCTGATTCTGCTGGAGCGCATCCGCAAGGCGAAGCCGGCCCTGGTCTCGCCGGAGCAGAGCGAGGGGCAGCGCCGGGTGTACAGCATTATCGAATATCTGGACAACCACTACAGCGAGCGGCTGAGCCTTGGGGGAATTGCCGAGCAGTTCTACGTCAGCTCCACCTATCTGTGCCGGATCTTCAAGCAGACCACCGGATTCACGATCATTGAATACCTGAACTATGTCCGCATCCGTGAAGCCAAGGCGCTGCTCATCCAGACGAATTGGCCAATCACCCGGGTGGCTGATACGGCAGGCTTCGAGAGCATCGCCCATTTCGGACGGGTGTTCAAAGGAATAACGGGACGCTCCCCGCTCCAGTACCGCAAGCAGCACAGGGCATGATGATAGCGAGGCACATCCCTTGTTTCGTTTCGGCAATGGCTGCGGAAATGTTACATATTTTTCAATCTTTGGCCCAGGGTTTGCCTTATAATGGTGAAGGTTGAAATACAAATATTGGGGTGTGTGATGACAATGAAATCAGGGGGCCTCTGGCTTGCTGCCGCCATGCTTGCGGTAACCGTAACCGGGTGTTCCTCGGACAATGCAGGCGCTGGCAGAGAGAGCATGGAGAAGCTGAAAACAGAGATTAGTGAGCTGCAGAAGGAGAACAGATTCCTGAAAGAGGAGAATGACAGGCTGAAGGAGAGCCTGGTGAAGCCTGTGACAGCGGAGGAGGAGCAGGGGGCGGTGAAGCTTCTTAATAACGGGAGCGGTGCTGCTGCGGCTGATTCCGGGGAGGTTTACAAGCTGATCATCAAAGGCACACCACTGGTGATTGATGAGACGGGTGAGTATACCATTACCAAGACCTCTTTCAGCAAGAAGGTAACTCCATCCAATCCGGGGTCATTCTACACTTACTATGAAGCCAAGGAGCCGGGTACAACCTATCTGGCGATCACCTTGAGGGTGAAGAATCTGGCAGGCCAGGCGATTAGTGCGGACAAAGTAGCGGATGTGGAGGTTACATATGACAACAAATATGTGTACAGCACCTTCGCGACGATGGAGAAGAACGGCGGCGAAGATTTCACCTATACCAACATCTCGACGATTGGACCGCTGAAGAACGGTACTCTGGTGTTCCTGGCCGAGGTTCCTGATGAAGTGAAATCCAGCGGCAAGCCGCTATATGCCGACTTCGGGATTGAGGGCGAAACCTACCGCTATACCATTGTAAAATAAAAAAAGAGCCTGTGCGCCGCAGAATGGTCTGCGGTCAGCATAGGCTCTTGTTGATATTATGGGATTAGTCCTGAGCGAAAAAAGCCGGCAGATACTCCCGGTTCGCCTCCAGCATCTCATCCAACAGGGCAATCGCCACTTCCACGGAACGGATGAGCGGGTGATGGGCGAGCGCCTGAATCGCCAGGCTGCGGTCGCCCGTGACGGCAGCGTCGATGGCGAGCTGCTCGTAGGTCTTCACGGCGTGGATGAGCCCTTTGGCCATCGGCGGAATTTTGGTCAACGGCAGCGGGAGGGGACCGGTCTTCGTAACCACACAGTTGACCTCGACGCTGGCGTCATCCGGCAGGAAATCCAGAATGCCGCGGTTCGCCACATTGAGCGTCTGGATGTCATTGGTCCCGTTATAGAGCGAGCGCATCAGATTCACAGCCGCCTCCGAATAAAAGGCTCCGCCGCGCTGCTCCAACTGCTTCGGCTTCTCATTAAGCTCCAGGTCGCTGTAGATGGCGAACAGCTCCTCCTCCACACGCTTAACGACCTCAGCACGGTTTCCGCCTTGTGCTGCGGCTTCCTGCTGCTCTGCAAGCATCGCATCCGTCATGTAGAAGTACTTCAGATAATAGGAGGGCAGGGCGTGCAGCGATTGCAGGAATTCCGGGTTCCACTCGCGTGCCGGCACATTCTTCGCGCTGTAGCCTGCGGTATCCTCCAGCATCTCTTGCAGCTTGTCTTCACCCTCCACATCGATCCGGGTAATCCAGTGCAGGTGGTTCAGGCCGACGAACTCGGCATAGATGCGGTCAGGGGCGGCGTCATACTTGGCCGACACCTGCTTAATTAGGCCAATCGGGGCATTGCACAGGCCGATGCTCTTCACCTTGGAGTACCGCAGCACGGCTTCCGTGACCATGCCCGCCGGGTTGGTGAAGTTGAGCAGCCAGGCGTCCGGCGCCAGCTCCTCAATATCTTGGCAGATGCCGAGAATAACAGGGATGGTGCGCAGCGCCTTCAGCATGCCGCCGGGACCGGTCGTCTCCTGGCCGATCACGCCGTACTTCAGCGGAATCGACTCGTCGCGGGCGCGGGCGTCCAGCATCCCGACGCGGATCTGGGTGCTGACGAAGTCGGCCCCGGCAATAGCCTTGCGGCGGTCGGTAGTGAGATGGACCTCGATCGGCAGGCCCGACTTCTCCACCATGCGCTTCGCCAGAGCGCCTACGATGTTCAGCTTATGCAGGCCTGCTTCAATGTCTACAAGCCATAGCTCCCGGACCGGGAGCTCCTTATAATGCAGGATGAAGCCTTCAACCAGCTCGGGGGTATAAGAAGACCCCCCGCCGATGACGGCAATCTTCAGACCTTGGTTTGCTGTCACAATGAATCACTCCTGTCTGGTGATGATGGTTGGAATCTGCTCAAATTCCTGGTAAGCACGCATCGTCTCATACATATCCCGGCTGATCGTAATCCCGTCCCGCTCCAGCGCCGACCAGACGGCGCCAATCACAGGCTCGGTGGACAGGGTGACCACCGCGGCCCCCGGTGCCGCTTCGCGTACCGCCTGCTCGACCGGACCGCGGATCCAGCCGCGGTCGCCCCGGGTCAGCAGGCTTCCGGCCAGCACCACATCGAAGGTATCCTTCTCCATGCCGAGCCGGCGGATAACGGCCGCCGCCGCCTTGCCCAGCTCCACGCCCTGGCGGTTCAGAATCGCCAGCGCAGCCGCATCGCCTTCCGCTGCCGCCGGGAACAGCAGGCGGGCCGCATCCAGCGGCACCTGCTTCCCGTGATCGAGGAAGTCATCGTACATATCGTCCACCCGCTCATAGCCAAGCAGCCTGAGGAGCGGCTCCGTCAGCAGCGTGGGGACCTCGCGGCCGTCCCAGGCCCGGATGACCGTGCGGAACACCTCGATGTTCAGCGCGCCGCCGCCGCCGAAATCGCCGTACATATAATCGAAGCCGCCGCATTGGAAGTGGCGGCCCTCAGGATTCAGGCCCGCCGCATTGGTGCCGGTGCCGCAGATCAGGGCTACCCCGTAGGGGCGGTCCGTCCCCGCCCGCAGGCCGATCATCGGGTCGCCGCTGATCGTGTAGTCCGCGAATCCGATGC
This region of Paenibacillus sp. FSL K6-1096 genomic DNA includes:
- a CDS encoding IS110 family transposase, with translation MDAVRMCCAGLDVHQETVVACVLKGPIEQKPQYHLKTFGTTTKELLGLQDWLSEHGCREVVMESTGVLWKPVWNILEGSCDLVLANARRVKNTSGRKTDMQDARWLAQLHRCGLIEGSMVPEQDIRDLRDLTRYRSKMVQAVTAEKNRIHKILQDANIKLTTFMSDLYGVTGRGLLQKIMDGEVVDEVTVKNLVKTRLKKKVPQLLDALNGKLRRHHREMIRDHWDHLVYLEKRITELEARIEAKAEPYLEVIEQIDSIPGIERTSAVTIFAEVGPHVAEMFPSDAQFASWAGVCPGNNESAGKRRKSKTMQGNKHLKGALCQAAWANARSSNRIGQFFRRIRKRRGDKKANVATAHLLIRILHALMREKRSYQEIDVSLGDETSKKNRLDRYVQYIQQLGYSVQLNPTP
- a CDS encoding Gfo/Idh/MocA family oxidoreductase is translated as MSKKKYALVGTGGRAEFFYGALVTAYNDTSELVAFCDVNQTRMDYANHLLQDKYQYPAVPTYKAQDFDRMITETRPDFVLVTSIDRTHHKYIIRAMELGCDVISEKPMTIDEEKCRDIFDAIERTGRSLRVTFNYRYAPHNTKIREVIMDGVLGEILSVNFEWLLNTQHGADYFRRWHRDKRNSGGLLVHKSTHHFDLMNFWLGSQPDTVFAMGDLRFYGRENAEKRGITEFYQRAYGSKAAENDPFALHLDQNEHLKRMYLDAEHEDGYQRDQSVFGDNISIEDTMSVMVKYKNKTVMNYSLNAYMPWEGFIIVFNGTQGRMEVRITEQSYVNSGGDKADEGALNGISLMIYPHFKAPYRVEFESGSGGHGGGDPVLLRDIFGDKQADRFNRAASHLDGAMSIMTGIAANRSMRTGQPVQIADIWQG
- a CDS encoding AraC family transcriptional regulator; translation: MEPIFHIEQLKRIGQFNMDTDHFHDFYEIYYLLSGQRHYYIRNRMYALEAGDLVFINKNHLHRTTGGSHLPHERVLVSFGDADLAPVAPAPDWMNVFGGESFLLRPTAHEQGRIADLLQAMLEEQREGQLWSMEYIRTLLLQLLILLERIRKAKPALVSPEQSEGQRRVYSIIEYLDNHYSERLSLGGIAEQFYVSSTYLCRIFKQTTGFTIIEYLNYVRIREAKALLIQTNWPITRVADTAGFESIAHFGRVFKGITGRSPLQYRKQHRA
- a CDS encoding bZIP transcription factor, with the translated sequence MTMKSGGLWLAAAMLAVTVTGCSSDNAGAGRESMEKLKTEISELQKENRFLKEENDRLKESLVKPVTAEEEQGAVKLLNNGSGAAAADSGEVYKLIIKGTPLVIDETGEYTITKTSFSKKVTPSNPGSFYTYYEAKEPGTTYLAITLRVKNLAGQAISADKVADVEVTYDNKYVYSTFATMEKNGGEDFTYTNISTIGPLKNGTLVFLAEVPDEVKSSGKPLYADFGIEGETYRYTIVK
- a CDS encoding 6-phospho-beta-glucosidase, coding for MTANQGLKIAVIGGGSSYTPELVEGFILHYKELPVRELWLVDIEAGLHKLNIVGALAKRMVEKSGLPIEVHLTTDRRKAIAGADFVSTQIRVGMLDARARDESIPLKYGVIGQETTGPGGMLKALRTIPVILGICQDIEELAPDAWLLNFTNPAGMVTEAVLRYSKVKSIGLCNAPIGLIKQVSAKYDAAPDRIYAEFVGLNHLHWITRIDVEGEDKLQEMLEDTAGYSAKNVPAREWNPEFLQSLHALPSYYLKYFYMTDAMLAEQQEAAAQGGNRAEVVKRVEEELFAIYSDLELNEKPKQLEQRGGAFYSEAAVNLMRSLYNGTNDIQTLNVANRGILDFLPDDASVEVNCVVTKTGPLPLPLTKIPPMAKGLIHAVKTYEQLAIDAAVTGDRSLAIQALAHHPLIRSVEVAIALLDEMLEANREYLPAFFAQD
- a CDS encoding BadF/BadG/BcrA/BcrD ATPase family protein, coding for MAYYMGIDGGGSKTYALICDEQGRILGKGRSGNGNHQTGVTQAENNIREAASLALAEAGLRLDQLRHAFLGLAGADRQTDYNILHPMIRRIGFADYTISGDPMIGLRAGTDRPYGVALICGTGTNAAGLNPEGRHFQCGGFDYMYGDFGGGGALNIEVFRTVIRAWDGREVPTLLTEPLLRLLGYERVDDMYDDFLDHGKQVPLDAARLLFPAAAEGDAAALAILNRQGVELGKAAAAVIRRLGMEKDTFDVVLAGSLLTRGDRGWIRGPVEQAVREAAPGAAVVTLSTEPVIGAVWSALERDGITISRDMYETMRAYQEFEQIPTIITRQE